The DNA region TCTCCTAACAGGTTTCTTGGCTGTCTTTGGGACAAGGTCTGAGGATGCCGAGTGGGTGGACTGGTTGGTTGACGGCAAGGGGAGTTGCTGCATGTTGTTGAGGTCTTCAGAAGCCGGTTGTGAGTCTCGTCGTTCGGGCCAAAGCTGAGAGCTATCCATGGACTCGGGTGATATGGTGAAAAGAGCTTCTTGGAAGCTGGGTGCTTGTTCGAGTTGAGATGGCTTGTCGGGGAGGTTGATGAGCGATGTTTGGGTTCCTTTCATGTCAAATAGCCAGTTGTAGTCTAAAGCCGTAGTGTACGGCATATTAAACGAGCTGGCTGTGTCTGGCTGAAAGATTTGGTCGTAATCCAGTTGTGCAACATCGAGCATAGCCCCAGAGAGTAGGCTTGGGTCAAGGTTGGGATCTATAGCATCATCCCAAGACTCGCTTAGCTGGCCGTTGTGGTCGCCTTGCTCGGCCAGTGTGGATGCCTGGAAGCTATAGTCGAGCTGTGACACAGATTGGAGACCCAGAGGCTCACAATTCTGTACCTCCAAACCAAGATCCCCAGGTTGTGGCCAGTCTGGGTGTTCTGGGTTGTCTCCCTGATGGCCACTGTCCTGACCCCAGTACTCTATCGCTGattgttgttgatcttgttgcTCTCCACTTGATTCTGGAGGCTCAGACTCGGGTGATGGGATTTGTTGTGTTTCTGGACGAAAGCAGGGTCTCTTTTCGACAACGGAACCGTCAGGGGCTTTCCATGAACGCTTGCGAGTATCGAGAACTCCGCAACCAGGACCGCCAGCTTCAATATCCTTCTGGACGTGACGGTCCATATGACGCTCTAAAGTCATGATGAGCGATTCCGCGGCGAGGAACATTGGGTGTCGCTTGTGAGCCCTGAAGCTCTACTACTTACTCAACAGATCTGGACGCTTGAAGTGAGCACGACACTTGGGACATGCAGAACCTCCAGGTAGGTGATTCAGAGCATGCCTCTGTAAGTGCTCAGCGCGTGTAAAGCGCTTGGTACAACCAGGGTGGTCACACACAAAGGACTTGTCGTTGGAGGGCTGTCGACCCCTAGTAGGGATTACAGGGCCGCTGGGGCCTGCACTTTCAGAAGCCATCCTGCCACCACCAAGGTTGTCTTCAGCACAAGTCAATGCTCCATCCATGCCGCGCATTGGCTGTAGAGTGGGTTCAAAATGGAGAGTAAAAGCATACACAGCACAAGAGAATGGGAACAAAAGTGGGAGAGGGCACTCCTAATCTGCGATTTTGCTAGTCAAGCAGGAGCACGGAGGGTTATCGGTGGTGGGTACCGATGTGGGGCTGAAGGCGGGGGAAAGCGGGGTAAAAACGGGGCGGATTAATCCCGAAGCAGGCCGGGAACCCGGAAATGGTGTCCCGTGGCCAATGGGGAAGGAGGGACGTATCTTTGGCTACGAGGCGTTATCTGCGTGTACTTCGTACCCCCTACGCTGCCATGGCATGACTGTGCCAAGGGCATTTCCAATCAGGTCTCTTCTGCTATCTAAACTCGGTCATCTTTGCCTCCCCCACTCTTGCTCTCGCTCGCTTCGAGCAGGGTGGGAGTAAGGTTCGGGCTTCGGGCGCTCGGCCAAAGCGCTGCATGACCATGCGGTGGTTCAAGGCTAGTAACCATGACAttcggagctggaggcatTGGTTGGGTTATCCAGTCCTTGGAGACTCTCTGACTCGTTATTATGAGGATATATCTTTGGTGACAGTAAACCACAGTGTCGACTTTGATGAACATTGAGTTGAGCATCGATAAACAGAACAACACACAAGAACACAATGCCTCACTATACTGTTCAAGAAATTATGCAGCGCGATGCTTCAAGCAAGCTACACGTAGGTTTAGACCCTCTTTCGCAAAAACGACAACTCCTTGCTCAGTATCGCTAATAACACTCTAGGTTGTCATAGTCGGTGCAGGCCTTGGTGGACTTGGAGCAGCTATCGCTGTCCGCCTGGCTGGTCATGATGTTACAGTCTTGGAAGCTGCCCCGTCGATCGGCGAAGTCGGTGCCGGCATCCAGGTTCTTCCCAATGCCAGTCGGGTTCTTTTCTCATGGGGACTTGAGGACCGTCTCCTGAAGTTCGCAACCCGACCAAGCAAGTGCAACTTTATCGGATGGAAGGGAAACCACCTCTCTGAGATGGACTACCATGGATACGCAGCAGCCACAGGCAACTATCCTTTCCTAGATTTTCACCGAGCTACCTTACACGGTTGCCTTCTCGACCGTTCCAAGGAGTTAGGAGTTGAGATCCTCACCGGCGCCTCGGTTGAGAAGTACACCATTACCGATGATGACACAACAGCAACTGTCTACCTAGCGGACGGCCGCACTATAGTATCTGACCTTGTTGTTGGAGCCGATGGCATCAACTCGAAACTACGAGAGCAGTTCCTCGGCAAGACAGACCCGCCTCAACTCACCGGTGATCTGGCATaccggcttcttctttcgACTGCCGAGATGCTCAAAGACCCAGACCTACGCCCTTTCGTGGAAAACCCCCAGGTCAACTACTGGGTTGGGCCCGATAAGCACGCAGTCAACTACGTCTTGAAGGGCGGCGAGCTGTTCAACATGGTCTTGCTTGTCCCAGATGACATTCCGCTTGAGCAAGGAAACACACTACATGGGACCATGGATGAGATGCGAGCGCACTTTGCTGATTGGGATCCTCGCATCGGCAAGATGCTTTCTCTCTGCGACTCTGTTGGTTCCATCCTCAAGTGGCGTCTATGTATCCGTCCCGGCCTTGACCCAACTTGGTCTGATCCTTCTGGAGCATTCACCATGCTTGGAGACGCCGTTCATGCGACGCTTCCATACTTAGCCAGCGGGGCAGGAATGGCACTCGAGGATGGCGGAGTTCTGGGTTTGTGTCTCGCCCGGCTCACAGACAAGTCACCAGAGTCCAAGAGAAAGGCCCTCGATGTGTACGAGGCCTGTCGACGGGAGCGAACAGAGAAGGTCGTCCAGCGAGGCACATACAACCAGTGGATCTACCATCTTGCTGATGGGCCAGAGCAGCAGGAGCGTGATGAGCGCTTCAAGCAATTTGGAGACTTTGACCACGCCTGGCTGAGTGGAGAGGATCCTGTGCTGCCCAAGTCAGAGGAGACAGGCGAGGACCCCTTCCCCTGGAGGTACAACGGTGTTGGAAGGTGGCTTCTGACATACGATATGTGGAAGGATGTTGAAGCCAAGTTCTCCAAGGTGGAAGGTTCATCTTCAGGTGTAGAGTCAGTTCGGGCCAGTCTATAGATTACATAAATAGAATCCTTCATAAATACCCGATCTAGACCCAATTGTAGTATACTGAATGGTGATTAATGCTTATAGCACCGATTCCAGGGAGTCTTTCTCCGCCTATTTGTGTGCAATTGTGGACAGAGTGATTGTAAAATTGTAGGCTGACATTCATGCCTGCCCAATCGTTATACCATCTCACACAACAAGGTGTGCCGGATAACTTACAGTAGGGGTGATAACAGTGCCATGGTGGGGAGACCATCACGAAGTGCCAGTCTTCCAATTAGTGTTATTGATCGCTTTCTAGTCAATTTTATTTCGACTCCTATCCAGTTTGACGAAAACAAGCATGAGTCAATCCAACAGAGGTCTCGCCATATACCGGTGTACAATACAACGTCTCGGGGCTTCTAACACTCGTGTAATCACTTGTTACTACTTGAAAAAAAATACTTGGAAAATGCATAAATAGTTCTTGATATTCGACAATGAGGTCAATTCACTGCTTCTATGCCTCTATAGCTTCGTTTGCCCCTTGATCAATGGACAAGTTCCCAGCACTATGCCTTGACCTGAGCCTCGGGAGTCTCGTGAAAAAAAGGGTAATCGTTGTATCCCTTCTCAGGAGGGTCAGCTCCGTAAAAGGTAGATCGGTCATAAGAGTTGAGAGGCCATCCGTTTCGGAGTCGCTCAACTAAGTCAGGGTTGGCGATGTAGTGTCTTCCCATAGCCACGATATCAGCTTCCTTCCCCTTGAGCTTCGGGACTGCGTTATCCCGGTTGAAGTTTCCGCAGGCCAAGAACAGAATTCCCGCAGGCTGGAGAATCTCGCTGAAGATGTTGAGCGAGTTAACCCGCTTACTCTTCTCTGCCACTTCCGTCGTGGAGCCATTGGCGAGAGAGGCAAGCTTTTGCTCCTCGTTGAGCACCTCATCGAAGCGAGGCTCAATCCTATAGAAGTTTTAGTAATGTTTCTCGAACACTATACCTGTGATGCTTACATATGAACGTAGGCGGGTCGCTGGGCCTTGGGCAGGTCCGCGATACGCTTGCAAAGGTAGGACCAATGCTCGTTGGGGTTGCTGTCTCTTGTGTCCTGGAAGTAGTTGTATGGTGATAGACGAATACCGACCTTCTCGGCACCGATAGCGTCACAGACAGCAGTCAACACCTCCAGGACAAAGCGGCACCGGTTCTCAACAGAGCCACCATACTCATCAGTGCGCTGGTTGATGTTGTCATGCAAGAACTGCTCCAATAGATAACCATTGGCACCTAAACTGTGTGTGAGAAAGGATATTCCAAGGGAATATTGGTAGACATACCGTGaatctcaacaccatcaaagCCAGCGACATCAACTGCCctcttggcagcggcagccCACTCGGCAGTCATCTCGTGGATCTCATCCACTGTCATGCCCCGTGGGGGATCATCCTTGCACTCAGTGCCATCGAGATACTTGCCATTCATGGGAATTTCGCCAGAAGAGATGGGTCTCTCGCCTCGCATTCCACTTGAGGAGGCTCGGCCAGTGTGCCAAAGCTGGGTAAAGATGAACCCACCCTTGGCATGGACGGCGTCGGTCACCTTGCGCCATCCTTTGAGCTGCGACTCGGTAAAGACGCCTGGGACGCCGCCATAGCCACTGGCTCTGAGGCAGATATCTGTGGCCTCAGTGATTTGCAGGCCGCCATCAGTGGCACGATCGCCGTAGTACTTGACGACTCGGGGACCAGGGACGTGGACGCCGGGGGACTCGGCATCGCATCGCATGCGCGTGTTGGGGGCCTATATGACCCCTGTAAGTGGCTGTTCCCGTGGCACGGGTCGGTGGGTGAACACGATGAGAACGTACCTGGATGATGCGATGTTTCAGGCTCAAATGTCCCAACTTGAGGGGCGTGAACAGCACACTATCCTTGAGGGCGACATGTGTCTGAGGGGGGGTGATGGCAACAGGCATTGTgaagagagatggaggaactAGTGATGTATTGATGCCCTGGAAAATGAGAAAGAAGTAACACTTTTATCAGAGCTTGTCAAAAGTCGCTACAGCCAACGGTAGAAATACTAGTtgttgaggaagatgagacATCTTCTCCCAGGACATTGTCTTTCGGCGCTACACGTATCCCACTGTTTGTGCTAACTCTCAGCAACAGTGGATTTCACCGCCGTTGATCTTGGATCTGCCCGACCCCTTTCTCCCACTCTTGATGGCCCTGGAAgtggaggccgaggaggcgtCGGGGCCAAGATCACAGGGGGGGTCGAGAGTGGGGGAAGGGATCTTGGATACGAGATGAGATAAGCAGGGGAGTCTAACTTAAAACTAGGCTAAAAACGGTGCGTTTGACGAAGTGCTCTAGGGTGGCGATGTCTTCTCTGGTCCTGAGCCCTGGACAAACCTCACTCAATCTCAATGGTGATGCATTACAAAGCATGGAGGCGTTGATTTGTAAATAGTATTATCCTAAGATCCGAAATACGTACAACCCTTAGGTTTAGGATGATTCGCTGAAGACTATTGTTGAACGATGCTTCACTTCCAATGGCCTGAGAAACGTATTGTCTCACAAACGAGCCAGGGATCAAGAGCTCCTGTCATGATGTTTCAGGCATCCGAAAGCAGTGGCATCGGGAAATTTAGACTAAAGCGGGAAAAATGCATCACAAGGTCatttaaaagaaaaaaaaaaatctccGTGAACTAAGATTTATTCCACTCTACGTTGCTATAGAGAAGTCCTCCCATCCTAACACCCCATCCGTCCAAGCACTCTTTGAACATCACGATCTTGCTTAAATGGAAGCATGGCCATGGGTCTCATATGGAAGCGCAATGCAGAAGAATCCGACCACAATCCAAAGAGCTGCACTGGCGTAGATGGGAACGACAGTGTAACCACCATAGGTCGATACGAACGAGGCCGCAAGACCACCCAGTCGGAGCAGTGTGGCAGCAATACCCGTTCCAGTGCCTCGGACAGGTCCTGGGAAAGACTCTGGAGTAAAAGCAAACATGATGGCGTATTCTGTCGACCGTATGTTAGAGATGACTATAAGATGGGGGTGACGGAGCAACTTACCAAAGTTTCCGAGAATAGCAGTGGCACATTGGAAGCCGATATCAGCAGCCTGGGTACCAACAGAGGTGTAGGCAAACAGGAAAGCGCCTGTAAGAACAGAAGAGatggccatcatccatcGACGACCGAACCGAGTCTCGACAAGGAATCCAGCAGCGATCGGACCAACGATGCCGACGGACGACACGATGCAGTAGACCATGTACGTGTAGTTGAAGGAGGTGTTGGCAGAGTAACTGGCCTTTGTCTCGAGGTACGATGGGATGAAGGCAAAGTAAAGCGGGTAGGCCACGCCGATGGTAAGCCAGATGAGGAACGTGACAGCGCTGTGCTGTGCCATCTTGCGTCCGGCAAAGAGAGTACGGTAGCTGTCCAGGCTGAAGTCCTTGAAGTTCTCCCTCATGATATCCATAAAAGAAAGCTTCGCAGGTGCGGGAGGAGTGGCAGCTGCAGCAACCATTTCGTCG from Fusarium keratoplasticum isolate Fu6.1 chromosome 12, whole genome shotgun sequence includes:
- a CDS encoding FAD-binding-3 domain-containing protein — translated: MPHYTVQEIMQRDASSKLHVVIVGAGLGGLGAAIAVRLAGHDVTVLEAAPSIGEVGAGIQVLPNASRVLFSWGLEDRLLKFATRPSKCNFIGWKGNHLSEMDYHGYAAATGNYPFLDFHRATLHGCLLDRSKELGVEILTGASVEKYTITDDDTTATVYLADGRTIVSDLVVGADGINSKLREQFLGKTDPPQLTGDLAYRLLLSTAEMLKDPDLRPFVENPQVNYWVGPDKHAVNYVLKGGELFNMVLLVPDDIPLEQGNTLHGTMDEMRAHFADWDPRIGKMLSLCDSVGSILKWRLCIRPGLDPTWSDPSGAFTMLGDAVHATLPYLASGAGMALEDGGVLGLCLARLTDKSPESKRKALDVYEACRRERTEKVVQRGTYNQWIYHLADGPEQQERDERFKQFGDFDHAWLSGEDPVLPKSEETGEDPFPWRYNGVGRWLLTYDMWKDVEAKFSKVEGSSSGVESVRASL
- a CDS encoding Oxidored-FMN domain-containing protein produces the protein MPVAITPPQTHVALKDSVLFTPLKLGHLSLKHRIIQAPNTRMRCDAESPGVHVPGPRVVKYYGDRATDGGLQITEATDICLRASGYGGVPGVFTESQLKGWRKVTDAVHAKGGFIFTQLWHTGRASSSGMRGERPISSGEIPMNGKYLDGTECKDDPPRGMTVDEIHEMTAEWAAAAKRAVDVAGFDGVEIHGANGYLLEQFLHDNINQRTDEYGGSVENRCRFVLEVLTAVCDAIGAEKVGIRLSPYNYFQDTRDSNPNEHWSYLCKRIADLPKAQRPAYVHMIEPRFDEVLNEEQKLASLANGSTTEVAEKSKRVNSLNIFSEILQPAGILFLACGNFNRDNAVPKLKGKEADIVAMGRHYIANPDLVERLRNGWPLNSYDRSTFYGADPPEKGYNDYPFFHETPEAQVKA